In the genome of Sus scrofa isolate TJ Tabasco breed Duroc unplaced genomic scaffold, Sscrofa11.1 Contig1928, whole genome shotgun sequence, the window tggcccgcgggttcgaccagctgtcccggggtcCTTGGGCCCGTTCCCAAgggcccgcgtggtcgaccagctgtcctgggagcctcGGGACCCTGCCGGTtggcccgcggtttcgaccagccttcctgggtgtctcaggcccgtgcccgagggcctaCGGTGTcctccagctgtcccgggtgactcggaccATGCCCGAGGGCCTGCAGGGTCGACAGTCGTGGGCGACTCTGGGCCAGGTCCGAAGTCCAACgggttccaccagctgtcccgggtgaccaaGGACTGGATCCGACGGCCCTCGGTGTCCACCTGCTGTCTAGggcactcgggcccgggtccaagggcccgcgggatCGGCCAGCTCTCTCGGGCGACTCGTGCCCGGGTCCGCGTGCCAGCGGGGTTGACCAGATTTCACAGCGATTCGGGCCCGGgcctgagggcctgcggggtcgagcagctgtcctgggcgacgcCGGCCTGGCTCCgaaggcccgcggggtcgacccgcTGTCCCGGGTAACTCGGGCCCAGGagcgagggcccgcggtgttctCCATCCCTCCCGGGCGAATGGCGCTCGTGTCTGTGGGcacgcggtttcgaccagctgtcccgggggacttgggcctgggtccgagggcccgcagggtcgaccggctctcccgtgcgactcgggcccgtgcccgagggcccccggggtcgacAAGCAGTCTTTGGTGCCTCCGGGCCAGCTCCAAGgccccgcggggtcaaccagctgtcgcGGGCGATTCCAGCCTTTCGCCgaaggcctgcggggtcgaccagctgtcccggctaaCTCGGGCCCAGGCCCCCGGGCCCGCgcggtcgaccagcactcccgggcgaatcgcgctcgtgtctgagggcccgcgggtttgaccagctgtcctggggaactcggacccgggtccgaggaacTGAGGAGTCGACCCGCTGTCCCTGGggcctcgggcccgtgcccgagggcgcGGGTGGTCGACCTGCGGTCCCGGGAGGCTCAGGTCCTTgtcggagggcccgcggtgtcgaccagccttcctgggcatctcaggcccgtgcccgatgtcGCCCGGGGTCAACCCGCGGTCCCGGGCCTCTCACGCCCGGTTCGAGGGATGGCGGGGTCGATCTccggtcccgggcgactcggtccGGGGCCCGAGGGCCCGCAAGGTCGACAAAacctcccgggcgactcgggtccTGGTCCAAGGTCCTCCGGTcgcccagctgtcccgggcgacccgggcccctgcccgagggcccgcggggtcgaccaggtctcccaggTGACCCGCGCCCATGCCCGAAgccccgcggtgtcaaccagatgtcccgggcgacttCGGCCAGGCTCCAAGTGCCTGCGGGCTCGACCCGCGGTCCCAGGTGCctcgggcccggttccgagggcctgcgaggtcgacaggctgtcccggggcctcgggcccgggtccgaggcccTGAGAGGTCGACCGGCTgtcccgtgcgactcgggcccgtgcccgagggcccccggggtcgacAAGCAGTCTTTGGTGCCTCCGGGCCAGCTCCAAGgccccgcggggtcaaccagctgtcccgggcgattcCAGCCTTTCGCCGAAggcctgcggggttgaccagctgtcccggctaaCTCGGGCCCAGGCCCCCGGGCCCGCgcggtcgaccagcactcccgggcgaatcgcgctcgtgtctgagggcccgcgggtttgaccagctgtcccggggaactcggacccgggtccgaggaacTGAGGAGTCGACCCGCTGTCCCTGGggcctcgggcccgtgcccgagggcgcGGGTGGTCGACCTGCGGTCCCGGGAGGCTCAGGTCCTTgtcggagggcccgcggtgtcgaccagccttcctgggCATCTCAGGCCCGTGCACGATGTCGCCTGGGGTCAACCTGCGGTCCCGGGCCTCTCACGCCCGGTACGAGGGATGGCGGGGTCGATCTccggtcccgggcgactcggtccGGGGCCCGAGGGCCCGCAAGGTCGACAAAacctcccgggcgactcgggtccTGGTCCAAGGTCCTCCGGTcgcccagctgtcccgggcgacccgggcccctgaccgagggcccgcggggtcgaccaggtctcccaggTGACCTGCGCCCATGCCCGAAgccccgcggtgtcaaccagatgtcccgggcgacttCGGCCAGGCTCCAAGTGCCTGCGGGCTCGACCCGCggtcccaggtgactcgggcccggttccgagggcctgcgaggtcgacaggctgtcccggggcctcgggcccgggtccgaggcccTGAGAGGTCGACCGGCTGTCCCGTGGGAATCGGGCCCttgcccaagggcccgcgggttcaaccagctgtccagggacactcgcgcttgggtccgaaGTCCCTCGGGATCGACCAACTGTCCCTGCAGACTCCGGCTCGGCTCCGATGCCTGCGGGGTCCCAGCTGTCCGGGCCCCCTGTGCTtgagtccgagggcccgcggtgtcgaccagttttACCGGGCCAATCGGGCCCGGGTTTGAGGGGCCGCGGTGTTGACAAGCGGTCCTGTGTGACTccgggccgggtccgagggcccatgagTTTCACCAgcctcccgggtgactcgggcccgggtccgagggccctccGTGATGACCAGCTGTTCGGAGCGattcgggcctgggtccgagggcccgcggtgtcgaccggCTCTCCCGTGCGACTCGCAcccgtgcccaagggcccgcggggtcgacaagcAGTCTTTGGAGACTCCGGGCCAGGTCCGAGGCCCCACGGGTTCAACTAGCTGTCCAGGGCGACcaaggcccgggtccgagggccctcaATGTCGACCTGCTGTCCAGGGTGCtcgggccgggtccgagggcccgcagggtcgacaagCCGTCCCGGGTGAATCGTGCCCAGGTCCGCGTGCCGGCGGGGTCAACCAGATGacacgggcgactcgggcccggacCTGagagcctgcggggtcgaccagctgtcccgggcgaatcgTGCCCGGGTCCGCGTGCCAGCGGGGTCGACCCGATTagacgggcgactcgggcccaggcctgagggcccgtggggttgaagagcagtcccgggcgactccggcctggctccgagggcccgcgggttcgaccagctgtcccggggtcCTTGGGCCCGTTCCCAAgggcccgcgtggtcgaccagctgtcctgggagcctcGGGACCCTGCCGGTtggcccgcggtttcgaccagccttcctgggtgtctcaggcccgtgcccgagggcctaCGGTGTcctccagctgtcccgggtgactcggaccatgcccgagggcccgcagggtcgacagTCGTGGGCGACTCTGGGCCAGGTCCGAAGTCCAACgggttccaccagctgtcccgggtgaccaaGGACTGGATCCGACGGCCCTCGGTGTCCACCTGCTGTCTAGggcactcgggcccgggtccaagggcccgcgggatCGGCCAGCTCTCTCGGGCGAATCGTGCCCGGGTCCGCGTGCCAGCGGGGTTGACCAGATTTCACGGGTGATTCGGGCCCGGgcctgagggcctgcggggtcgaccagctgtcctgggcgacgcCGGCCTGGCTCCgaaggcccgcggggtcgacccgcTGTCCCGGGTAACTCGGGCCCAGGagcgagggcccgcggtgttctCCATCCCTCCCGGGCGAATGGCGCTCGTGTCTGTGGGcacgcggtttcgaccagctgtcccgggggacttgggcctgggtccgagggcccgcagggtcgaccggctctcccgtgcgactcgggcccgtgcccgagggccccgGGGTCGACAAGCAGTCTTTGGTGCCTCCGGGCCAGCTCCAAGgccccgcggggtcaaccagctgtcgcGGGCGATTCCAGCCTTTCGCCgaaggcctgcggggtcgaccagctgtcccggctaaCTCGGGCCCAGGCCCCCGGGCCCGCgcggtcgaccagcactcccgggcgaatcgcgctcgtgtctgagggcccgcgggtttgaccagctgtcccggggaactcggacccgggtccgaggaacTGAGGAGTCGACCCGCTGTCCCTGGggcctcgggcccgtgcccgagggcgcGGGTGGTCGACCTGCAGTCCCGGGAGGCTCAGGTCCTTgtcggagggcccgcggtgtcgaccagccttcctgggcatctcaggcccgtgcccgatgtcGCCCGGGGTCAACCCGCGGTCCCGGGCCTCTCACGCCCGGTTCGAGGGATGGCGGGGTCGATCTccggtcccgggcgactcggtccGGGGCCCGAGGGCCCGCAAGGTCGACAAAacctcccgggcgactcgggtccTGGTCCAAGGTCCTCCGGTcgcccagctgtcccgggcgacccgggcccctgcccgagggcccgcggggtcgaccaggtctcccaggTGACCCGCGCCCATGCCCGAAgccccgcggtgtcaaccagatgtcccgggcgacttCGGCCAGGCTCCAAGTGCCTGCGGGCTCGACCCGCGGTCCCAGGTGCctcgggcccggttccgagggcctgcgaggtcgacaggctgtcccggggcctcgggcccgggtccgaggcccTGAGAGGTCGACCGGCTgtcccgtgcgactcgggcccgtgcccgagggcccccggggtcgacAAGCAGTCTTTGGTGCCTCCGGGCCAGCTCCAAGgccccgcggggtcaaccagctgtcccgggcgattcCAGCCTTTCGCCGAAggcctgcggggttgaccagctgtcccggctaaCTCGGGCCCAGGCCCCCGGGCCCGCgcggtcgaccagcactcccgggcgaatcgcgctcgtgtctgagggcccgcgggtttgaccagctgtcccggggaactcggacccgggtccgaggaacTGAGGAGTCGACCCGCTGTCCCTGGggcctcgggcccgtgcccgagggcgcGGGTGGTCGACCTGCGGTCCCGGGAGGCTCAGGTCCTTgtcggagggcccgcggtgtcgaccagccttcctgggCATCTCAGGCCCGTGCACGATGTCGCCTGGGGTCAACCTGCGGTCCCGGGCCTCTCACGCCCGGTACGAGGGATGGCGGGGTCGATCTccggtcccgggcgactcggtccGGGGCCCGAGGGCCCGCAAGGTCGACAAAacctcccgggcgactcgggtccTGGTCCAAGGTCCTCCGGTcgcccagctgtcccgggcgacccgggcccctgaccgagggcccgcggggtcgaccaggtctcccaggTGACCTGCGCCCATGCCCGAAgccccgcggtgtcaaccagatgtcccgggcgacttCGGCCAGGCTCCAAGTGCCTGCGGGCTCGACCCGCggtcccaggtgactcgggcccggttccgagggcctgcgaggtcgacaggctgtcccggggcctcgggcccgggtccgaggcccTGAGAGGTCGACCGGCTGTCCCGTGGGAATCGGGCCCttgcccaagggcccgcgggttcaaccagctgtccagggacactcgcgcttgggtccgaaGTCCCTCGGGATCGACCAACTGTCCCTGCAGACTCCGGCTCGGCTCCGATGCCTGCGGGGTCCCAGCTGTCCGGGCCCCTGTGCTtgagtccgagggcccgcggtgtcgaccagttttACCGGGCCAATCGGGCCCGGGTTTGAGGGGCCGCGGTGTTGACAAGCGGTCCTGTGTGACTccgggccgggtccgagggcccatgagTTTCACCAgcctcccgggtgactcgggcccgggtccgagggccctccGTGATGACCAGCTGTTCGGAGCGattcgggcctgggtccgagggcccgcggtgtcgaccggCTCTCCCGTGCGACTCGCAcccgtgcccaagggcccgcggggtcgacaagcAGTCTTTGGAGACTCCGGGCCAGGTCCGAGGCCCCACGGGTTCAACTAGCTGTCCAGGGCAACCAAGGCCCGGGCCCGAGGGCCCTCAATGTCGACCTGCTGTCCAGGGTGCtcgggccgggtccgagggcccgcagggtcgacaagCCGTCCCGGGTGAATCGTGCCCAGGTCCGCGTGCCGGCGGGGTCAACCAGATGacacgggcgactcgggcccggacCTGagagcctgcggggtcgaccagctgtcccgggcgaatcgTGCCCGGGTCCGCGTGCCAGCGGGGTCGACCCGATTagacgggcgactcgggcccaggcctgagggcccgtggggttgaagagcagtcccgggcgactccggcctggctccgagggcccgcgggttcgaccagctgtcccggggtcCTTGGGCCCGTTCCCAAgggcccgcgtggtcgaccagctgtcctgggagcctcGGGACCCTGCCGGTtggcccgcggtttcgaccagccttcctgggtgtctcaggcccgtgcccgagggcctaCGGTGTCCTCCAGCTGTCCCGGGGACTCGGaccatgcccgagggcccgcagggtcgacagTCGTGGGCGACTCTGGGCCAGGTCCGAAGTCCAACgggttccaccagctgtcccgggtgaccaaGGACTGGATCCGACGGCCCTCGGTGTCCACCTGCTGTCTAGggcactcgggcccgggtccaagggcccgcgggatCGGCCAGCTCTCTCGGGCGAATCGTGCCCGGGTCCGCGTGCCAGCGGGGTTGACCAGATTTCACGGGCGATTCGGGCCCGGgcctgagggcctgcggggtcgaccagctgtcctgggcgacgcCGGCCTGGCTCCgaaggcccgcggggtcgacccgcTGTCCCGGGTAACTCGGGCCCAGGagcgagggcccgcggtgttctCCATCCCTCCCGGGCGAATGGCGCTCGTGTCTGTGGGcacgcggtttcgaccagctgtcccgggggacttgggcctgggtccgagggcccgcagggtcgaccggctctcccgtgcgactcgggcccgtgcccgagggcccccggggtcgacAAGCAGTCTTTGGTGCCTCCGGGCCAGCTCCAAGgccccgcggggtcaaccagctgtccggGCGATTCCAGCCTTTCGCCgaaggcctgcggggtcgaccagctgtcccggctaaCTCGGGCCCAGGCCCCCGGGCCCGCgcggtcgaccagcactcccgggcgaatcgcgctcgtgtctgagggcccgcgggtttgaccagctgtcccggggaactcggacccgggtccgaggaacTGAGGAGTCGACCCGCTGTCCCTGGggcctcgggcccgtgcccgagggcgcGGGTGGTCGACCTGCGTCCCGGGAGGCTCAGGTCCTTgtcggagggcccgcggtgtcgaccagccttcctgggcatctcaggcccgtgcccgatgtcGCCCGGGGTCAACCCGCGGTCCCGGGCCTCTCACGCCCGGTTCGAGGGATGGCGGGGTCGATCTccggtcccgggcgactcggtccGGGGCCCGAGGGCCCGCAAGGTCGACAAAacctcccgggcgactcgggtccTGGTCCAAGGTCCTCCGGTcgcccagctgtcccgggcgacccgggcccctgcccgagggcccgcggggtcgaccaggtctcccaggTGACCCGCGCCCATGCCCGAAgccccgcggtgtcaaccagatgtcccgggcgacttCGGCCAGGCTCCAAGTGCCTGCGGGCTCGACCCGCGGTCCCAGGTGCctcgggcccggttccgagggcctgcgaggtcgacaggctgtcccggggcctcgggcccgggtccgaggcccTGAGAGGTCGACCGGCTGTCCCGTGGGAATCGGGCCCttgcccaagggcccgcgggttcaaccagctgtccagggacactcgcgcttgggtccgaaGTCCCTCGGGATCGACCAACTGTCCCTGCAGACTCCGGCTCGGCTCCGATGCCTGCGGGGTCCCAGCTGTCCGGGCCCCCTGTGCTtgagtccgagggcccgcggtgtcgaccagttttACCGGGCCAATCGGGCCCGGGTTTGAGGGGCCGCGGTGTTGACAAGCGGTCCTGTGTGACTccgggccgggtccgagggcccatgagTTTCACCAgcctcccgggtgactcgggcccgggtccgagggccctccGTGATGACCAGCTGTTCGGAGCGattcgggcctgggtccgagggcccgcggtgtcgaccggCTCTCCCGTGCGACTCGCAcccgtgcccaagggcccgcggggtcgacaagcAGTCTTTGGAGACTCCGGGCCAGGTCCGAGGCCCCACGGGTTCAACTAGCTGTCCAGAGCGACcaaggcccgggtccgagggccctcaATGTCGACCTGCTGTCCAGGGTGCtcgggccgggtccgagggcccgcagggtcgacaagCCGTCCCGGGTGAATCGTGCCCAGGTCCGCGTGCCGGCGGGGTCAACCAGATGacacgggcgactcgggcccggacCTGagagcctgcggggtcgaccagctgtcccgggcgaatcgTGCCCGGGTCCGCGTGCCAGCGGGGTCGACCCGATTagacgggcgactcgggcccaggcctgagggcccgtggggttgaagagcagtcccgggcgactccggcctggctccgagggcccgcgggttcgaccagctgtcccggggtcCTTGGGCCCGTTCCCAAgggcccgcgtggtcgaccagctgtcctgggagcctcGGGACCCTGCCGGTtggcccgcggtttcgaccagccttcctgggtgtctcaggcccgtgcccgagggcctaCGGTGTCCTCCAGCTGTCCCGGGGACTCGGaccatgcccgagggcccgcagggtcgacagTCGTGGGCGACTCTGGGCCAGGTCCGAAGTCCAACgggttccaccagctgtcccgggtgaccaaGGACTGGATCCGACGGCCCTCGGTGTCCACCTGCTGTCTAGggcactcgggcccgggtccaagggcccgcgggatCGGCCAGCTCTCTCGGGCGAATCGTGCCAGGGTCCGCGTGCCAGCGGGGTTGACCAGATTTCACGGGCGATTCGGGCCCGGgcctgagggcctgcggggtcgaccagctgtcctgggcgacgcCGGCCTGGCTCCgaaggcctgcggggtcgaccagctgtcccggctaaCTCGGGCCCAGGCCCCCGGGCCCGCgcggtcgaccagcactcccgggcgaatcgcgctcgtgtctgagggcccgcgggtttgaccagctgtcccggggaactcggacccgggtccgaggaacTGAGGAGTCGACCCGCTGTCCCTGGggcctcgggcccgtgcccgagggcgcGGGTGGTCGACCTGCGGTCCCGGGAGGCTCAGGTCCTTgtcggagggcccgcggtgtcgaccagccttcctgggcatctcaggcccgtgcccgatgtcGCCCGGGGTCAACCCGCGGTCCCGGGCCTCTCACGCCCGGTTCGAGGGATGGCGGGGTCGATCTccggtcccgggcgactcggtccGGGGCCCGAGGGCCCGCAAGGTCGACAAAacctcccgggcgactcgggtccTGGTCCAAGGTCCTCCGGTcgcccagctgtcccgggcgacccgggcccctgcccgagggcccgcggggtcgaccaggtctcccaggTGACCCGCGCCCATGCCCGAAgccccgcggtgtcaaccagatgtcccgggcgacttCGGCCAGGCTCCAAGTGCCTGCGGGCTCGACCCGCGGTCCCAGGTGCctcgggcccggttccgagggcctgcgaggtcgacaggctgtcccggggcctcgggcccgggtccgaggcccTGAGAGGTCGACCGGCTGTCCCGTGGGAATCGGGCCCttgcccaagggcccgcgggttcaaccagctgtccagggacactcgcgcttgggtccgaaGTCCCTCGGGATCGACCAACTGTCCCTGCAGACTCCGGCTCGGCTCCGATGCCTGCGGGGTCCCAGCTGTCCGGGCCCCCTGTGCTtgagtccgagggcccgcggtgtcgaccagttttACCGGGCCAATCGGGCCCGGGTTTGAGGGGCCGCGGTGTTGACAAGCGGTCCTGTGTGACTccgggccgggtccgagggcccatgagTTTCACCAgcctcccgggtgactcgggcccgggtccgagggccctccGTGATGACCAGCTGTTCGGAGCGattcgggcctgggtccgagggcccgcggtgtcgaccggCTCTCCCGTGCGACTCGCAcccgtgcccaagggcccgcggggtcgacaagcAGTCTTTGGAGACTCCGGGCCAGGTCCGAGGCCCCACGGGTTCAACTAGCTGTCCAGAGCGACcaaggcccgggtccgagggccctcaATGTCGACCTGCTGTCCAGGGTGCtcgggccgggtccgagggcccgcagggtcgacaagCCGTCCCGGGTGAATCGTGCCCAGGTCCGCGTGCCGGCGGGGTCAACCAGATGacacgggcgactcgggcccggacCTGagagcctgcggggtcgaccagctgtcccgggcgaatcgTGCCCGGGTCCGCGTGCCAGCGGGGTCGACCCGATTagacgggcgactcgggcccaggcctgagggcccgtggggttgaagagcagtcccgggcgactccggcctggctccgagggcccgcgggttcgaccagctgtcccggggtcCTTGGGCCCGTTCCCAAgggcccgcgtggtcgaccagctgtcctgggagcctcGGGACCCTGCCGGTtggcccgcggtttcgaccagcctTCCTGGGTGTCTCAGGCCGTGCCCGAGGGCCTACGGTGTCCTCCAGCTGTCCCGGGGACTCGGaccatgcccgagggcccgcagggtcgacagTCGTGGGCGACTCTGGGCCAGGTCCGAAGTCCAACgggttccaccagctgtcccgggtgaccaaGGACTGGATCCGACGGCCCTCGGTGTCCACCTGCTGTCTAGggcactcgggcccgggtccaagggcccgcgggatCGGCCAGCTCTCTCGGGCGAATCGTGCCCGGGTCCGCGTGCCAGCGGGGTTGACCAGATTTCACGGGCGATTCGGGCCCGGgcctgagggcctgcggggtcgaccagctgtcctgggcgacgcCGGCCTGGCTCCgaaggcccgcggggtcgacccgcTGTCCCGGGTAACTCGGGCCCAGGagcgagggcccgcggtgttctCCATCCCTCCCGGGCGAATGGCGCTCGTGTCTGTGGGcacgcggtttcgaccagctgtcccgggggacttgggcctgggtccgagggcccgcagggtcgaccggctctcccgtgcgactcgggcccgtgcccgagggcccccggggtcgacAAGCAGTCTTTGGTGCCTCCGGGCCAGCTCCAAGgccccgcggggtcaaccagctgtcgcGGGCGATTCCAGCCTTTCGCCgaaggcctgcggggtcgaccagctgtcccggctaaCTCGGGCCCAGGCCCCCGGGCCCGCgcggtcgaccagcactcccgggcgaatcgcgctcgtgtctgagggcccgcgggtttgaccagctgtcccggggaactcggacccgggtccgaggaacTGAGGAGTCGACCCGCTGTCCCTGGggcctcgggcccgtgcccgagggcgcGGGTGGTCGACCTGCAGTCCCGGGAGGCTCAGGTCCTTgtcggagggcccgcggtgtcgaccagccttcctgggcatctcaggcccgtgcccgatgtcGCCCGGGGTCAACCCGCGGTCCCGGGCCTCTCACGCCCGGTTCGAGGGATGGCGGGGTCGATCTccggtcccgggcgactcggtccGGGGCCCGAGGGCCCGCAAGGTCGACAAAacctcccgggcgactcgggtccTGGTCCAAGGTCCTCCGGTcgcccagctgtcccgggcgacccgggcccctgcccgagggcccgcggggtcgaccaggtctcccaggTGACCCGCGCCCATGCCCGAAgccccgcggtgtcaaccagatgtcccgggcgacttCGGCCAGGCTCCAAGTGCCTGCGGGCTCGACCCGCGGTCCCAGGTGCctcgggcccggttccgagggcctgcgaggtcgacaggctgtcccggggcctcgggcccgggtccgaggcccTGAGAGGTCGACCGGCTGTCCCGTGGGAATCGGGCCCttgcccaagggcccgcgggttcaaccagctgtccagggacactcgcgcttgggtccgaaGTCCCTCGGGATCGACCAACTGTCCCTGCAGACTCCGGCTCGGCTCCGATGCCTGCGGGGTCCCAGCTGTCCGGGCCCCCTGTGCTtgagtccgagggcccgcggtgtcgaccagttttACCGGGCCAATCGGGCCCGGGTTTGAGGGGCCGCGGTGTTGACAAGCGGTCCTGTGTGACTccgggccggg includes:
- the LOC110258374 gene encoding collagen alpha-1(I) chain-like → MSPGVNLRSRASHARYEGWRGRSPVPGDSVRGPRARKVDKTSRATRVLVQAPRCQPDVPGDFGQAPSACGLDPRSQVTRARLRLGSDACGVPAVRAPVLESEGPRCRPVLPGQSGPGLRGRGVDKRSCVTPGRVRGPMSFTSLPGDSGPGPRALRDDQLFGAIRAWVRGPAVSTGSPVRLAPVPKGPRGRQAVFGDSGPGPRSACRRGQPDDTGDSGPDLRACGVDQLSRANRARVRARARGPTVSSSCPGDSDHARGPAGSTVVGDSGPGPKSNGFHQLSRVTKDWIRRPSVSTCCLGHSGPGPRARGIGQLSRANRARVRVPAGLTRFHGRFGPGPEGLRGRPAVLGDAGLAPKARGVDPLSRVTRAQERGPAVFSIPPGRMALVSVTRAHARSPAVSTRCPGRLRPGSKCLRARPAVPDSGSAPMPAGSQLSGPPVLESEGPRCRPVLPGQSGPGLRGRGVDKRSCVTPGRVRGPMSFTSLPGDSGPGPRALRDDQLFGAIRAWVRGPAVSTGSPVRLAPVPKGPRGRQAVFGDSGPGPRSACRRGQPDDTGDSGPDLRACGVDQLSRANRARVRARARGPTVSSSCPGDSDHARGPAGSTVVGDSGPGPKSNGFHQLSRVTKDWIRRPSVSTCCLGHSGPGPRARGIGQLSRANRARVRVPAGLTRFHGRFGPGPEGLRGRPAVLGDAGLAPKACGVDQLSRLTRAQAPGPARPVPDVARGQPAVPGLSRPVRGMAGSISGPGRLGPGPEGPQAPRCQPDVPGDFGQAPSACGLDPRSQTPARLRCLRGPSCPGPLCLSPRARGVDQFYRANRARV